From the Musa acuminata AAA Group cultivar baxijiao chromosome BXJ1-2, Cavendish_Baxijiao_AAA, whole genome shotgun sequence genome, one window contains:
- the LOC104000214 gene encoding integrin-linked protein kinase 1-like isoform X2, which translates to MEQASPQLNRVVSRQLSGGSGRRSGRFTFQRNRSFDHRLSNVIRFSFGRQSSLDPNRRSSSPAREELTVPENLDSTMQLLFLASRGDFKGMEELLRCGVDVNSIDLDGRTALHIAACEGHVNVVKLLLSWRVNVDARDRWGSTAAADAKCYGNVEVYNILRARGAKAPKTWRTPMAVSDSQEVPEYELNPGEIQIRRGEEALKGTYQVAKWNGTKVSVKILDKESHSDPDSVNSFKHELNLLQKVRHPNVVQFVGAVTQNVPMMIVSEYQSNGDLGSYLQKKGRLQPHKVLRFALEIARGMNYLHQCKPEPIIHCDLKPKNILLDCGGQLKVAGFGLMKLSKISSDKSKLADSKTKINSLSLYMAPEIYKDEIFDMSVDAFSFGLILYEMIEGAPAFHPKSPEEASRLICLKGMRPPLKNKSKSYPPEVKELIEECWDPEPITRPTFSEIIVRLDRIYAACSKQQGSWKETFKLPWK; encoded by the exons ATGGAGCAGGCGTCCCCCCAGCTCAACCGCGTCGTCTCGCGGCAGCTCTCCGGGGGCTCCGGGAGGAGAAGCGGTCGGTTCACCTTCCAGCGGAACCGCTCCTTCGATCATCGGCTGAGCAACGTGATCCGGTTCAGCTTCGGGCGGCAGTCCTCGCTCGACCCGAACCGCAGGAGCAGCAGCCCCGCCAGGGAGGAGCTCACGGTGCCAGAGAACCTGGATTCCACCATGCAGCTCCTTTTCTTGGCCAGCCGAGGGGACTTCAAGGGGATGGAAGAGCTCCTCAGGTGCGGCGTCGATGTGAATAGCATCGATCTGGACGGCAGGACGGCGCTGCATATAGCGGCGTGTGAGGGGCATGTCAACGTCGTGAAGCTGCTGCTGAGCTGGAGAGTCAACGTAGATGCCAGGGATCGATGGGGCAGCACG GCTGCTGCAGATGCCAAGTGCTATGGCAATGTTGAAGTCTACAACATCTTAAGAGCTCGAGGAGCCAAAGCTCCG AAAACCTGGAGGACTCCCATGGCTGTGTCAGATTCCCAAGAAGTTCCAGAGTATGAGCTAAATCCAGGGGAGATCCAGATTAGACGAGGTGAAGAGGCCCTAAAG GGTACTTATCAAGTTGCTAAGTGGAATGGTACTAAGGTTTCTGTGAAAATCCTTGACAAGGAAAGCCATTCAGATCCAGACAGTGT AAATTCTTTCAAGCATGAGTTGAATCTGTTACAAAAGGTCCGGCATCCTAATGTAGTTCAGTTTGTAGGAGCTGTAACCCAAAATGTACCTATGATGATTGTTTCGGAGTATCAGTCAAAC GGTGACTTAGGGAGCTATCTTCAAAAGAAAGGACGTCTACAGCCCCATAAAGTTCTTAGATTCGCTCTTGAAATTGCCAG GGGTATGAATTATCTTCATCAATGTAAGCCAGAACCAATCATTCATTGCGATTTAAAACCAAA AAATATCTTGCTCGATTGTGGGGGGCAATTGAAGGTGGCCGGTTTTGGATTAATGAAGTTATCAAAAATTTCATCTGATAAATCAAAATTGGCAGATTCCAAAActaaaattaacagtttga GCTTGTACATGGCACCTGAAATTTACAAGGACGAAATCTTTGATATGAGCGTTGATGCATTCTCTTTTGGTCTCATTCTGTATGAG ATGATCGAAGGAGCACCAGCTTTCCACCCAAAGAGTCCAGAAGAAGCTTCAAGATTGATTTGCTTGAAAGGCATGAGACCTCCATTGAAGAACAAATCTAAAAGTTATCCTCCAGAGGTTAAGGA GTTGATCGAAGAGTGTTGGGATCCCGAGCCTATCACGAGACCGACCTTTTCGGAGATAATTGTTCGACTTGATAGAATCTATGCTGCCTGTTCTAAGCAGCAGGGAAGTTGGAAAGAGACCTTTAAACTCCCCTG GAAATAA
- the LOC104000214 gene encoding integrin-linked protein kinase 1-like isoform X1: protein MEQASPQLNRVVSRQLSGGSGRRSGRFTFQRNRSFDHRLSNVIRFSFGRQSSLDPNRRSSSPAREELTVPENLDSTMQLLFLASRGDFKGMEELLRCGVDVNSIDLDGRTALHIAACEGHVNVVKLLLSWRVNVDARDRWGSTAAADAKCYGNVEVYNILRARGAKAPKTWRTPMAVSDSQEVPEYELNPGEIQIRRGEEALKGTYQVAKWNGTKVSVKILDKESHSDPDSVNSFKHELNLLQKVRHPNVVQFVGAVTQNVPMMIVSEYQSNGDLGSYLQKKGRLQPHKVLRFALEIARGMNYLHQCKPEPIIHCDLKPKNILLDCGGQLKVAGFGLMKLSKISSDKSKLADSKTKINSLSLYMAPEIYKDEIFDMSVDAFSFGLILYEMIEGAPAFHPKSPEEASRLICLKGMRPPLKNKSKSYPPEVKELIEECWDPEPITRPTFSEIIVRLDRIYAACSKQQGSWKETFKLPWYALIHVLQED, encoded by the exons ATGGAGCAGGCGTCCCCCCAGCTCAACCGCGTCGTCTCGCGGCAGCTCTCCGGGGGCTCCGGGAGGAGAAGCGGTCGGTTCACCTTCCAGCGGAACCGCTCCTTCGATCATCGGCTGAGCAACGTGATCCGGTTCAGCTTCGGGCGGCAGTCCTCGCTCGACCCGAACCGCAGGAGCAGCAGCCCCGCCAGGGAGGAGCTCACGGTGCCAGAGAACCTGGATTCCACCATGCAGCTCCTTTTCTTGGCCAGCCGAGGGGACTTCAAGGGGATGGAAGAGCTCCTCAGGTGCGGCGTCGATGTGAATAGCATCGATCTGGACGGCAGGACGGCGCTGCATATAGCGGCGTGTGAGGGGCATGTCAACGTCGTGAAGCTGCTGCTGAGCTGGAGAGTCAACGTAGATGCCAGGGATCGATGGGGCAGCACG GCTGCTGCAGATGCCAAGTGCTATGGCAATGTTGAAGTCTACAACATCTTAAGAGCTCGAGGAGCCAAAGCTCCG AAAACCTGGAGGACTCCCATGGCTGTGTCAGATTCCCAAGAAGTTCCAGAGTATGAGCTAAATCCAGGGGAGATCCAGATTAGACGAGGTGAAGAGGCCCTAAAG GGTACTTATCAAGTTGCTAAGTGGAATGGTACTAAGGTTTCTGTGAAAATCCTTGACAAGGAAAGCCATTCAGATCCAGACAGTGT AAATTCTTTCAAGCATGAGTTGAATCTGTTACAAAAGGTCCGGCATCCTAATGTAGTTCAGTTTGTAGGAGCTGTAACCCAAAATGTACCTATGATGATTGTTTCGGAGTATCAGTCAAAC GGTGACTTAGGGAGCTATCTTCAAAAGAAAGGACGTCTACAGCCCCATAAAGTTCTTAGATTCGCTCTTGAAATTGCCAG GGGTATGAATTATCTTCATCAATGTAAGCCAGAACCAATCATTCATTGCGATTTAAAACCAAA AAATATCTTGCTCGATTGTGGGGGGCAATTGAAGGTGGCCGGTTTTGGATTAATGAAGTTATCAAAAATTTCATCTGATAAATCAAAATTGGCAGATTCCAAAActaaaattaacagtttga GCTTGTACATGGCACCTGAAATTTACAAGGACGAAATCTTTGATATGAGCGTTGATGCATTCTCTTTTGGTCTCATTCTGTATGAG ATGATCGAAGGAGCACCAGCTTTCCACCCAAAGAGTCCAGAAGAAGCTTCAAGATTGATTTGCTTGAAAGGCATGAGACCTCCATTGAAGAACAAATCTAAAAGTTATCCTCCAGAGGTTAAGGA GTTGATCGAAGAGTGTTGGGATCCCGAGCCTATCACGAGACCGACCTTTTCGGAGATAATTGTTCGACTTGATAGAATCTATGCTGCCTGTTCTAAGCAGCAGGGAAGTTGGAAAGAGACCTTTAAACTCCCCTGGTATGCACTCATTCATGTACTTCAAGAAGATTAG